Genomic segment of Leishmania major strain Friedlin complete genome, chromosome 20:
GTCGAAGCGCTAACGGACCCCGTGAACGACCCAGCGGACAAGAAGCGACTTTCAGAGCTGAAGAATGCATACACCCACCTGCAGGACGACCGCTTCCGCACGAACTACGCAAGTCATTACTACGCCTCCAACGACGCTCGACTACATGTCCTCTGCGACGGCGGTCAGGTGGCCGCCAACTTCAATCCGGAGCACCAGCAGTTCACGTACGTGGACCACGCCATTGACCGCGAGAGCACCCGCAGCGGTGTTGGTGGCTGCTTGCCCACGGGAAAGGCTGGCGGCTCAGCTTCGTGCTCTGGGCCCTCCGGCCGCAGCGAAGTACCGACGGCCGAGGCACTCGGCGATGCCTTCCGAAACGccaccggcgtcggcgagAGCGCCGGTGGTACCACCTCGTCAAGCGCCACCGCCTACAAGGCAGCGGACGCAGCAGGGGCGCTGAACGGCACCGACATcacgcacctgctgcgcgtcaCCCTCGAGCAGAGTCTAGCAGGCTGTGAAGTGGAGGTGGCAATACACAAAAATGTTCGCTGCGCCACATGTCGAGCCTCGggtcggcagcagctgcggacACCGCGGAAGTGCCCGCAGTGCCTGGGTCGCGGCTCTGCGCACATGCCAAGCGCCACCTACCACATTgaacgccgctgcctctactgcggtggcgaggggaccgtgccggcgccgccgtgccgcgcGTGTGATGGCCGTGGTGTGCAGCTCCACCAGGCGGTGCAAGTGCCGGTCAGCGTGCCCGCCGGTACCCTGTCCAACTCCCTCTTCCGCCTTCGCCACCAGGGACATGACGGGGTGCGTGGTGGCCATGCTGGTGACCTGCTCCTCACTGTGCTGGTGAGTGAGCACCGCTATTTCTACCGCAGTCCCGAGAGGAGCCACGAGCTGCATGCGATGCTGCCACTGCCTCTCTCAGTAGCACTACTCGGCGGTCGTGTCAAGGTACCGACACTGAATGGGTTCGGCACAGTGCATGTGCCGCCGTGCGTGCGAAGCGGTGAGGTTCTCCCGCTGAATGTGTATGGGGTACCGGACGCCACGAATcgcgcctctgcagcggcggcagctccgcaCACAATCCTCTATCATGCCCTGGTGATGATCCCAAAGGGAGATGCGCTGTCTGGACGGCAGAAGGCAGCACTGCAGCTGTACGAGGCGCACCACAGCTATCCGtctgccacagcagcagaggtgGAGGCCGTGGGTCGGCCGCGCACTTTTGGTGCTGAAGCCTCGCAACAGCAGACGCTATCATCATCGGCAGGCACGGTCTCCCGCGAGCAGCTGATGGCAAGTTGCGCCGCCCTCAAATCTTCGTACAAGCACTGGTTTCATGCAGACTGATAACACGCACGATCGTGCGCATTTGCGTGTTTCACGGATCGCCGTGGAGGGGTGCAGATGGCATGGATGCATGTGCTCATCTAtgcctgtgtgcctgtgcgggGAAGGTGCCAAGgtcggagctgccgccgcgcaaaGCCCAGTGACCGCAGGAATGAGCACTGCGAGCATGATGATGGGGCGCGTCGTTGAAAAAGGCGGCGAAAGTGGGGCTGCTTGGATGGATGCCATCGCCAGGCgagggagacacacacacgtacacacacacacacacacacacacacacagagagagagagagacgacaaCAGTTGGGAAACGGCGCTGGACCCATGCGGAGGGATGGCTGcagcctccccctccccaccccaccccctcccggCCCAAAAGAGGGTCGCGAACGGTTTGTCCTGCGGGGTCTTGGGCGGTTGGCTTATCAGACTCCATTTTCCAGCCGTGCGTCCATCGTCGGCGACAAGGGCATCGTAgggtgtctgtgcgtg
This window contains:
- a CDS encoding chaperone protein DNAJ-like protein codes for the protein MLAPRSVRWCGGNRRSSGSASVRVGPHVRTTGPWVPWHTLLYQRRCFQVIQRGHDRPQESLYNKLGFAKDTEARLVRRSTTELRQALLRRVEALTDPVNDPADKKRLSELKNAYTHLQDDRFRTNYASHYYASNDARLHVLCDGGQVAANFNPEHQQFTYVDHAIDRESTRSGVGGCLPTGKAGGSASCSGPSGRSEVPTAEALGDAFRNATGVGESAGGTTSSSATAYKAADAAGALNGTDITHLLRVTLEQSLAGCEVEVAIHKNVRCATCRASGRQQLRTPRKCPQCLGRGSAHMPSATYHIERRCLYCGGEGTVPAPPCRACDGRGVQLHQAVQVPVSVPAGTLSNSLFRLRHQGHDGVRGGHAGDLLLTVLVSEHRYFYRSPERSHELHAMLPLPLSVALLGGRVKVPTLNGFGTVHVPPCVRSGEVLPLNVYGVPDATNRASAAAAAPHTILYHALVMIPKGDALSGRQKAALQLYEAHHSYPSATAAEVEAVGRPRTFGAEASQQQTLSSSAGTVSREQLMASCAALKSSYKHWFHAD